From a region of the Bacteroidales bacterium genome:
- a CDS encoding rhomboid family intramembrane serine protease — protein sequence MTEKRRFFHSLIFPCFFLFIIWIIKLFEYFFDLDLSVYGIFPLKIKGLLGIITSPLIHGDFNHLIANSIPILVLSTGIFYFYRNIAYKVFFLIYLIAGIWIWLSARQAYHIGCSGLIYGFASFLFFSGILSKDRKLMAISLLTIFLYGGLIWGIFPLKKNISWESHLLGMIAGIVLAFYYKNYKPGQELSKTIDISGEANQDITFDNIDIYYHFSEDITEEEQ from the coding sequence ATGACTGAGAAAAGACGTTTTTTTCATAGTCTGATATTTCCATGTTTTTTCCTATTTATAATATGGATTATTAAACTTTTTGAATATTTTTTTGACCTTGATTTATCTGTTTATGGTATTTTCCCTTTAAAAATTAAAGGTTTATTAGGAATAATTACTTCTCCTTTAATTCATGGAGATTTTAATCATTTAATAGCAAATTCAATTCCAATACTGGTTTTAAGTACCGGGATATTTTATTTTTATCGAAATATTGCATATAAAGTCTTTTTCCTGATATATTTAATTGCAGGAATTTGGATTTGGCTTAGTGCCAGGCAAGCATATCATATTGGATGTAGTGGTTTAATATATGGATTTGCATCATTTCTGTTTTTTAGTGGTATTCTCAGTAAAGACAGGAAATTAATGGCAATTTCATTATTAACAATATTTTTATATGGCGGGTTAATTTGGGGAATATTTCCGCTAAAGAAAAATATTTCATGGGAATCGCATTTATTGGGGATGATTGCCGGAATTGTTTTGGCATTTTATTACAAAAATTATAAACCAGGACAAGAACTTAGTAAAACCATTGATATATCAGGAGAAGCTAATCAGGATATTACATTTGATAATATTGATATATATTATCATTTTTCAGAAGACATAACAGAAGAAGAACAATAA
- a CDS encoding amidohydrolase → MELINQIKELSENFHKEIISIRRHIHQNPELSFNEFETSEFICSKLDEYNVSYKNEYVKTGIIATIKGKNPDKKIIALRADMDALPIIEENEIPYKSVNKTMHACGHDAHTASLLGTAKILNILKDKFEGTVKLIFQPGEELLPGGALLMLDEGTLKDSEPDIVIGQHVLPTMKSGKAGFRKGMYMASSDEIYLTVSGKGGHAAITDKVTDTVLIASQIIVALQQIVSRNAQASIPTVLSFGRVEANGATNVIPNKVKIDGTFRTMDEEWRKEAHLKIEKIAKSIAEGMGGKCEVKIVKGYPFLKNNELVTEQAKSFAEQYLGKENVEDMEIRMTAEDFAYFAQKYPSTFYRLGTAGNNKISHLHTSTFNIDENALCTGMGLMAWIAVSFLNK, encoded by the coding sequence ATGGAATTAATTAACCAAATAAAAGAACTTTCTGAAAATTTTCATAAAGAAATAATTTCAATAAGAAGGCATATTCATCAAAATCCTGAGCTTTCGTTCAATGAATTTGAAACATCAGAGTTTATTTGTTCAAAACTTGATGAATATAATGTTTCTTATAAAAATGAATATGTTAAGACAGGAATTATTGCTACAATTAAAGGAAAAAATCCTGATAAAAAAATAATAGCTTTACGAGCCGATATGGATGCTTTACCAATAATTGAAGAAAACGAAATACCCTATAAATCTGTAAATAAAACAATGCATGCATGCGGACATGATGCACATACAGCTTCATTGTTAGGAACTGCAAAGATACTGAATATTCTTAAAGATAAATTTGAAGGAACAGTTAAATTGATTTTCCAACCCGGAGAGGAATTACTGCCGGGTGGTGCATTGCTAATGCTTGATGAGGGAACTTTAAAAGATTCTGAACCCGATATTGTGATAGGACAACATGTTTTACCAACAATGAAATCGGGAAAAGCAGGTTTCCGAAAAGGAATGTATATGGCTTCATCTGATGAAATTTATTTAACCGTTTCAGGAAAGGGCGGACATGCAGCAATAACAGATAAGGTAACCGATACAGTGTTAATAGCTTCGCAAATTATTGTAGCACTTCAACAAATTGTAAGTCGAAATGCACAAGCATCAATTCCTACAGTTTTATCATTTGGAAGAGTTGAAGCAAATGGTGCAACAAATGTAATCCCGAATAAAGTTAAAATTGATGGCACATTTCGCACCATGGATGAAGAATGGCGAAAAGAAGCACATCTGAAAATTGAAAAAATCGCAAAGTCAATTGCCGAAGGTATGGGAGGAAAATGTGAAGTGAAAATTGTTAAAGGTTATCCCTTTCTTAAGAACAATGAGCTTGTAACAGAACAGGCAAAATCATTTGCCGAGCAGTATTTAGGAAAAGAAAATGTTGAAGATATGGAAATAAGAATGACAGCCGAAGATTTTGCTTATTTTGCTCAAAAATATCCTTCAACATTTTATCGTTTAGGAACTGCCGGTAATAATAAAATATCACATTTGCATACTTCTACTTTTAATATTGATGAAAATGCACTTTGTACAGGAATGGGACTAATGGCATGGATAGCAGTATCTTTTTTAAATAAATAA
- the rlmB gene encoding 23S rRNA (guanosine(2251)-2'-O)-methyltransferase RlmB — protein MKSTSEICFGIRAVEETIKAAKEIEKVFIKNGLRGELFNKLFVTIKELNIPFQFVPVEKLNRITRKNHQGIIAFISPVIFCNIENLVPQVYEKGEVPLFLILDSISDVRNFGAIVRTAECAAVNGIIISTKGSAQINSDSMKTSAGALNNMPICKSNNLKTTISFLKNCGIQICAATEKSDKIIYSADFNLPLAIIMGAEDKGIKKELLDLSDMLVKIPIFGNIESLNVSVAAGIILYEVLRQRNVN, from the coding sequence GTGAAGTCAACATCAGAAATTTGTTTTGGAATACGTGCAGTAGAAGAAACCATCAAAGCCGCTAAGGAAATTGAAAAAGTATTTATTAAAAACGGGTTAAGGGGAGAATTATTTAACAAACTTTTTGTTACAATAAAAGAACTAAATATTCCTTTTCAGTTTGTACCTGTTGAAAAATTAAACCGTATTACACGAAAAAACCATCAGGGAATAATTGCTTTTATTTCACCTGTAATATTTTGTAATATAGAAAATCTAGTTCCGCAAGTATATGAGAAAGGTGAAGTTCCGTTATTTCTTATTCTTGATAGTATATCAGATGTGCGAAACTTCGGAGCAATTGTTCGTACAGCGGAATGTGCAGCAGTTAATGGTATTATTATTTCAACAAAAGGCTCTGCACAAATTAATTCTGATTCAATGAAAACTTCAGCAGGTGCATTAAATAATATGCCAATTTGCAAAAGCAATAATCTGAAAACCACAATATCATTTTTAAAAAATTGCGGCATTCAAATTTGTGCAGCTACCGAAAAATCTGATAAAATTATTTATTCAGCAGACTTTAATCTTCCCTTAGCTATTATCATGGGAGCTGAAGATAAAGGTATAAAAAAAGAATTATTAGACTTAAGCGATATGTTGGTAAAAATACCAATTTTTGGTAATATTGAATCACTAAATGTTTCAGTAGCTGCAGGAATAATTTTATATGAAGTATTAAGACAAAGAAATGTTAATTAG